CAATAAACTTTTTGCcgatatttgtttgtttgtgttgTTATGTTAAAAATACGTTACCTGCGACGCGCGTGCTGCGCTCGCGCCGCCGAGTCTGGCGGCGCTTCGCCGCCTTCGTCCAGTGTGGAGTCACCCTGCAATTATACTACACTGTAGTCTACTAGTATTCCAGTGCTTTAACCCTTTCACCGCCACACACGTCAACTGACGCACGCGGATCCAGCCCAATATTAACATCCGTGCATTGCGacaaaatagggtatttgacaattttttaggAATgttatcagtcgatcaggtttgttttgaggatcaaatgtctgtttgggacccattgtcttaaagcaatgcaaaaagtcacaaatgatggtcaaagtctggcacccgcactttactaaCGAAACGCTTCATAGAATGTAACAtgatggcaatacatcgtgacgtcatcatgtaacgttagaagccgtttcaatgtatggaaaacaaggaaattgcgattttgtcggtgaaatattgcgtttatgtatatggttgctatacaatttttttttaataaaaggtaaggaatcgaatggcaTCATTATTTTCttcctatttggaagttaaaaataaataaactttaaggccttgtattttttattattcccatatattttttaaatttccaatgtattgtgataaattgctcattttctatctatttaactggATTCAGTTATAAAATTTAACATGTGTCAAATACTCTATTCACGATGACGGTGACACGATGGGCGtgacgttcaaagggttaaagaaTGAAACGAAATGACATGCTTGGTGGCATGGCATGATAGTTGTTGGGCCAATAACATACATAATTCCATATATACATGCAGTACCTCATTGGTGAATGACAGACTCACGTGATTTCATTTGTCTTAACCCTTAAGTCCATAGCGGCAACATACTTGCCAtcatacttaaaacaaaaacgcatcTCTACAATAAGAATTACGGTTCGGGAATGGTTTAAGGGTTAAAGGTCCCATACAATGTAAGTACGATTCATGCAAACCACTCGAAAGCTTAGTGATAAACTCCCTCTTTTTAACCAACTAGATTATGTGATTTTAGCGTAGCGTTATGAccacaatgaaacattttttttttgtcaaatgaATGTTCAAAGTGTTACAATGTGCCAAactaattaggaccctttttgtTTGAGTTAAATCGTTAGTAATCCTGATTTTAAGaagtaatattaaataaaatagttatatttttttgaaaaagaATACTATCGAATAATTAAGAAACAGTAGCTACTTTACCTCTTCCTGGGCGCCGCTGGGTGCGGGGTCTGTTTCCATGTTTTCTACATTGCCCTCGCCGCTACCCGACGCAGACGCATTCTCCTACACAGACATAGTACACTTGTGTTtataccagtggttcctaacctgggggtaattacccccgtgggggtaaaactggtattttacgggggtaataagctaacctaatataacgatacaacaaacgtacatgttttattttttattactattgggaggaggggtaaaaccaggttccctagttagtcataggggtgaccggactgaaaggAAAAGGTGAAAATATATGCAATTTGCATcactattaacacattcagtgccgaaaacccgactatcgggtatttgaTGATTTCGTTCCTAGGccagacgacccgatagtcgggatcgtggtgctacagctttatatgacgaaatttttgtggcctggcgcggattttcttatttggctgggtggcaatgaatgtgttaaaaaaataatggcaGGTACATCTACAGAAAATATTCTGACACATCTTTGTTACCATTTAAATAAGAATGTATATATTTGGCTACGTtggttgtcacttttattcaCACAATTCCTTTACGATTTATACAGAACTAATTTAAGCAAGTTTAATATGCGTTGACCGAATCACAGCTATTTCGTTTGTGTCCATTTGCAACCCCAAAACAGACATGTAATGTTATTGATTAATACTCCAATTATTATGAAGCCCCATCTGGTCATTTGGAATTTGCTTCTATACTATCCGAAATACCAATTGGCGACTGAAGTCATATTGATCACTCTTTCATGTTTGTTTAGACCCAGCGCGATTGAAAGGGATGGCATTATAGCTTCAGTCGCCACTTGGTGGTATTACTAGGTATCTATAGTGTATTCTTGATGGCATTTGGGGAAGGACTTACTGTGCTGGTTTCTCCGTTAGCAGTCTGAGCTTGGGCCTGCGCCTGTGCCGGCGCCTGAGCCTGGAGGCTCGCCAAAGAAGTCTTGATTTCAGAGACCATGAGACGAATGAAGTCTAGGCGGCCCGACGTTGGCGAAGTGGACGCTTGCTCTTCTCTGATGATGCTGGCTAGTGGGCTAGGCTGCAAATATATAGATCCTTTATTAAATGGGGAACAGGCGTACCTACTGATGCTTTAAAATGTAGCAATTTATCGGGATTTATCATTTCAAATGCTGATAAATTTAGAAACATTATCTAAATCAGGTAGCAGTTTAGCAGTAGcagtagcaggcgtgtctcattccgcgatttcgtcgctttgctacaggtagctaaaagtacatccgttcggggtaagccataagccgcgcgtggcactgtagccacctagcggccatatctgtgctgatcgtaacagacgcgttttgttagagagtgagtcttctgtacttagtactattatttattctgtgctcacactaaaaaaatattaaaaagcttTGAAAATGTGTCCTAGCACTCCTAGTCGAGTTTTAATTGTCATACTACAGGTAATATTTTTAATGGTATTTGAAACTTTTTTGAGTAGCCGGTTTTACTTAAGATTATTAATACCAGCTCTGCCTATGTCAGCGGACGTTACAAAGGGAGTCATAGAAAAGGTAAAGGAGATGGAAGCACAAAGAGAATGGGAAGAAGAAACTGGATGTAGACAGTCGAAGATGATGATCAAAGGCATAAACCACAGGAGAACCAGGTATCTTCTGAAACTAGGTAAGAGCAGTCTGAGGCTTCTGACGGGTATCATTACTGGTCATAACACCCTCAATAGACACCATAAGATAATGGAAATTAGCAGAGACGCCTCCTGTCCACACTGTGGTAAGGAGGAGACTAGCTTACACTTACTAGCGGAATCTATTATGTATGTGGCACCGCGATATAGTACATTCGGGAAAGATACACTGATAGAAAACGAACTAAAGGACGTCAAACTTAAAGATGTCCTTCTGTTCTGCAGGAAAACATTCGAGGAGAATGTTATGGGAATGCCGCCGGGACAGTAACCTGCAGCTCCGACTCCAGGGAACTgggctgaatgaacgcgacacgTGATCGACAGCCCGCCTGTTTCCGGCCAggcgtccctacactacatctacatctacaagATTATTAATAAGATTCTCACCCGTCTAGTCTGGTTGGCGTTAGCATTAGTGCCCTCggcggcgcccgcgcccgctACGGTGTAGCCGGAGTGGCGTGACTCAGGGCTAGGCGGTGCGCGCTGCACGAGGTGCACTACTTTGCCTTTTAcgtctaaaaataaaaacttgtttaAACACCAAATAATAGGAAATACGTATTTGTTTACATAGGAAGCCATCACACATAAAGCAACTAGATCTAACTATCATTCAGGGCTACTTACCATAATCTGATAATCTTTTTTCGTCTTGCAATACTCTCCCGCAAAATATGAGACGCTGTAGATTTATTTCTATGCCCATTTGCTCCCTGACTTTCTCCTTAAGTTGCTGAACGGTgatctaaaaaatatattgactaTAATAGTACCATGTGTCGATATTGTATTTAACAGATGTTTGCAACGTTGCTTTGTGTATGTCATAGCCAGATAGTAGTAACATCATACAAATTACAATGCATCAATACCTAGTGTTATTCAAAATTAGAAagactgaatgtcaatttaagGAGTCACACAGCCtgaagccccgtctccatatcgcgcggcaaactatcgaactcccgcgcgagccaatgttctatagtttgccgcgcgatatggagacggggcttgaTACACTACTGGACACTAGCGGTTGCATTGAACAAACTTAACAAAGTTACTTGCATTGCACTCAAGTCTATAGTCAAAAGAATAGGTAATACTTGTGAATATTATGTTAATCATGCTAGTTTCTCTATCTACATTATCTACTTCTGCTGCTAGTAGAATAACTAAGTGCAAACACTGTGCACTCAAATTTtaacatgtacagtcagcataactattagcttagcactcCTGCATACACAACACATTTAGAATAGAATCATTTTAATGCCAATCTGTTCTGTTAACAGTATCCAAGCATACACAAAAATTGTGGTCTGATAAAATTTCACCCactaaatattacaaaaataatatgttaataaaatcgcCAAGCAAAAAAGATATAATCATAAGAATTGCAATgctacataaaatatatatggaGCACTATACAGATAGAAATTGCCTTCAAACTTGAGTTGCAATTATCATCAATTAATCAATTATCAAATTGGCTAAGAAATTTCACTATAAAAGCACATTTTCATACTACCAAGCCAAAACActgtaagtgcaaaagtgttatattattcataattattatcgtCTTCAAAATTCTCTTCCCACTATGAGATACTAGCATCTTTATCCAACTgaacattaaccttttggacgccaatgaccaatatatacgcaccgcaggtccaacgccaaagacgtataaatcggtcatagaccacagagcaacatagacctaggtgcatatgcataaatttcaatttcagtttagacacttcgatgacgtggcgtctgagagacagcttttgtgtttgacacggcgtcgaaaaggttaatgtggATGAAATATTACTATTGTGGTGAAATCAGTtgttcaatttaaaaataaattagacaagCATATGCACCTATACATTTACTTGTCAATGATAACTGGATACAGACAATGCCTACCtgctttttaaataataataatatcatgcTAAAAACCAAGCGCTAAgccgaccccaggctcccatgagctattgcaaaatgccgggacaacgtgagGAAGAGAAATATcatgctaaaaacaaaaacgTCCTAAAACTAAGAGGATTTCTTAACTACCTGCAATGTAAGTAATAAGAACAAATGAAGCGTTACCTATGCTACCTAACAGAAttatttaagatttgttttattctatttttatgttCTTTGTGACCTGAGAATGctataaaaaaatgcattgCAATTGGATGATTTCTCCAGCCACACTTAAAAATTACTACGTCGGCTAATGCTATACtgtaataattattacaaaatacaatgaaaaaatATCTGTATATGaccataaagaaaaaaaatcacacAATTACTTAATTTCCAAgtggacatatttttattttagaatttatcaactatttaatacttttatcaataacttaaattataaatatatcgttaattttaaaattattaccaTTTTGATATCACTTATTGTAACTGTGACCTAAGCAGTAAATAATATGTGGGTAGTTCATAAGAAAATTAGTAACGTGCAAAGATACTTGATAAACTACATACAAATAGGCATTGTCACAACATTTTAAGCAGCATCTTCAGTATCTTTCAAAACAAAGTAAGCATATTCACAAAACGAAATGCATTGCTGTGACATTTCAGTATCGACATTCAGTGATATACACTATTTCAATGTAAgggtaggtacaatacaatcCGGGCTGCAACCAAATATAgaatagtatgtatgtatagaaATAAATCGTTAAATCAATATTTCTCACCTCATCTTCCACTGAGAAGTTGTGATTCGTTGAATCCAAGGTTTTTATGGTAAACTCGATCATTTTTTACAACGAAACATGAACGCCCCTGCAAAGTACAGTAGAACAATGTGATGCTTATAGGCGTGATAcgtaattaaaacttaaaatttatAACGCCACCACGATGGACAAAAAATACCAAACATTTACGATACTATTTAATACTCACGCTTGCGACAATTTTATTCACTGAATAGTTTTGTTATTAGCTAATTAATTTCCTTGGGAATGTGCATTCGTCTGTATGCGAGCCGAGAACACCGAGCGAGAGAAAGATCATGGGAGCATAGACAACTTAGATTTTGACACAGTCAATGTTTACAAATCTGGCTAGAGTCTGCGATTATTACCTCCATATTCttgagagtctgtgcggaaaagaagagtcgtgaaatgtatgggacctATTATACTACATTCCACACctattctctttccgaacagattccagcatataataattatgagtaAAACATATATGTAGTCGCATCGGCTCATCGAACGGGTGGAGcatgttattaaaaatataattaaagatAATTTTACGCCTTTTACCACTTTAATATTGAATACTTAATCCGGCGTTGATCCGGCGGCTAGAGATGGCAGAATGCCGTATGATTTTGGTCTTAATGGTTTGGAAAAAAACCAATGAGTTTGACAGCTATCGGAAATTTGGAATAGACAAGAAAGTCCGTTTTTTGCCCTACTTCACTTGCCCATAGTCTTCACCGGCTAGAAAATTGGCTTTGGTTGAGTTCGATTCAGAATCTTCAGAGCATTCATTTGTTACTTGTGTCTTAATTTCTCACAGCAATTTGTAAATTACATAGGCCGCACCTTTACAGACCTGAAGAAAGATGTCTCAGGAAGAAAGTCTACCAGAGGGATGGGAAGCTCGCAAGAGCCGGAGCACGGGTAAGAAAAAGAATCACGCCTTCTCGTCGTTTTACTTGCAATTAACTTATAAAGTGTATTGTCTTGAACAAATTAGCGCCTTGATGcgaaaatgtaactttttcaaGATAAGTGACTAAAAGTATTTTCGAAACCGTTATTGGTAACAATAAATTACATGTAAGCGTCTTAAAGTTAAACTCTCTTCCGTCAAAAACATTATAGTCTTCGATGTGTCATTTATGACGATTTAGTGGTTTTGATTCTCACTTTTGAATTTCCTTTCACCTTTATTCCTTTACCTCGTAAGAATTTTAGTGAAAACCTGCTACCTCATTATATCTGTATAGTGGACTGTGCTGTCTTACCGGGAGGCAAATCACCAGGTCATGATGGCCTCAGTGTCGAGCATCTGCACCATGCTGGTCAACATATAACACGCGTGCTGGCGATGTTCTTCTCTGTCTTGCACATTCTTATCTACCCCCAGATTTGATTAAAACTATAGTTGTACcagttgtaaaaaataaaaccgggGATTTATCAGATAAGTGCAACTATAGACCAATATCACTAGCGACTATTGTTGCAAAAGTGCTCGACAGTGTGCTTAACACTCAGTTAAACAAAGTACTTGTACTGCACGATAACCAGTTTGGGTTTAGACCCGGACTGTCGACTGAAAGTGCCATTTTGAGCCTTAAGCACACTGTTGCGTACTATGTTACTAGAAACACGCCAGTATATGCATGCTACCTAGACCTATCGAAAGCATTTGATCTGGTTTCCTACGATCTACTATGGAAAAAACTTGGGTCGATAAACTTACCTCAGGAACTCATATTTTTATTCAGATATTGGTATGGAAACCAGATCAACTATGTTCGGTGGGCTGGTATGCTATCTGAATTGTATGGCATGGAATGCGGTGTGAGACAGGGGGGATTGAGCTCGCCGGCGCTGTTCAACCTGTACATAAATGAGCTGATTGTCGCGCTCAGCAGTATGCATATAGGCTGTCACGTAGATGGCGTAAACGTTAACAACCTGAGTTACGCCGACGATATGGTGCTGCTGAGCGCGTCAGTCTGCGGTATGAGAAGGCTGCTGCAGGTCTGTGAGGACTATGCGCAAGCTCACGGGCTAAGATATAATGTCAGCAAATGCCAATATATGGTCTTTGGGGTCGGTGCTATTTTACCATCTGCAGTGCCACCTATTCGTATAAACTCGGTGGACCTCGAAAGAGTGGtcaaatataaatacttagggCATGTACTCACCGCCGACCTCAAGGACAATGATGACATCGAACGTGAACGTAGGGCCTTGTCGATAAGAGCAAACATGATTGCCCGCAGGTTTGCACGGTGTGCTCTAATGAAAGTAAAATAACCCTATTCAGGGCTTTTTGTACCACTTTTTACACGTGCAGCCTGTGGAGCAAATTTACAAAAGCATCGTACAAGGCCCTACAAGTCCAATATAATAATGCGTTCCGGGTGTTGGTGGGGCTGCCGCGCTTTTGCAGTGCGTCACAGATGTTCGCTGAGGCACACGTAACCTGTTTTAAAGCTGCAATGCGCCTGCGAGCCGCATCGCTAGTACGGCGCGTGCGCGCCAGCCCCAACACCATCCTATCTACGATTGTGGATAGAGTTGACTGTCCATACATGGTGCACTGTTGTAGGCTTCATGGGCCCAGTAGCGGTGTactattaggttaggttagttaaggtatttattgtaactaacatagtttttaagttatttttattgtacataactaACATTTTATGAGCCACGAGCTTGAAATAAacgttatttaatttaatttaatttaatttacccCATGGACACAGTAAAATAACACCCCAAAACACTTGTGAATCTTGTGACTAACTGCATACTATGTTAATCATACTGGGATTAGAGTATGCCAACACCTGTGCCAGTCATATGAATATAAGTATAATGTGTGTTACAGGTATGACATATTACTTGAACTCACACACTAAAAAGTCGCAGTGGGAGAAACCTGAGGGCCCTGCTCCCATGGAAGAGGAAGAGGATGATGGCAGCTCTCCAAAGAAGGTGCAGTGCAGCCACTTGCTGGTGAAGCATGAAGGTAGCCGGCGCCCATCATCATGGCGCGAGGATAACATCACTCGCTCTAAGGAGGAGGCACTAGCCATTCTCTCAGGTAAGGCTGTTTCTATCTGACCAAGCCACACTTCTTGAAGTTTACGAATTTTCTTATTAGATATAATGTATCATTATGGGACTCCACTAGCCTAAGTAATACGAGTAAGTAAGCAATTGGGATTTAACTCTGAGAAgtgtatttacattaaaaataatagctGGATGCCCTAATACCTTTTATATTGCTCATTGAATGAATAAATACACTTGGAAATGTGGGTTCAAGGTTTAATTTGCTTACCAATATTGTGAATTTGCACTGACCTAAAGGCATGTTAATGGTTATTATGCTCACAATTAACTCTTTGACTAATGTTTTTCAGAGTATCGTCAGAAGATTGTCAACAAAGAAGTGACATTTGAAGAGTTGGCCAAACAGTACTCTGATTGCTCATCAGCAAAGCGTGACGGTGATCTGGGCATGTTTAAGAGGGGGCAAATGCAGAAGCCTTTTGAGGATTGCGCCTTCGCCCTGAAGATAGGGCAGCTCAGCCAGCCTGTTGAGACGGATTCAGGAGTCCACATTATTCTCCGAACTGCCTAAATCTATCAGCAACTATTGATACAGAGGTTCATGTCTTATTTTATTGCAACATTTGAACTGTTTACAACTATTTCGGAGCTTCATGTAATATTTTGTGTCATTAACTAGCAAAATCAATGATTACtgaaataactattataagggTAAATATTATCTTTTGGTTTCTTTtgttaatttgtttaaaaaaaactccaaGCTATGAAGTTATGATTTACAATAAATTAGATATACTTAGGTCTTATGTTAGTATTGTATaacttattatagttattatattatattttttacaaaatacataacaTGGTTTCACAAGATTGTTATTGAGGTTTAACATTGggagtattttaattttaagaagAAAAGTGAAATGGCTGACACTTCATACCTAAGCATTTAAAAAATGTCCTTCACAAACGAACTGAGTTATTATGAATTCCATTGTATG
This genomic window from Cydia amplana chromosome Z, ilCydAmpl1.1, whole genome shotgun sequence contains:
- the LOC134661751 gene encoding putative peptidyl-prolyl cis-trans isomerase dodo, coding for MSQEESLPEGWEARKSRSTGMTYYLNSHTKKSQWEKPEGPAPMEEEEDDGSSPKKVQCSHLLVKHEGSRRPSSWREDNITRSKEEALAILSEYRQKIVNKEVTFEELAKQYSDCSSAKRDGDLGMFKRGQMQKPFEDCAFALKIGQLSQPVETDSGVHIILRTA